One Dromiciops gliroides isolate mDroGli1 chromosome 3, mDroGli1.pri, whole genome shotgun sequence DNA segment encodes these proteins:
- the PUS3 gene encoding LOW QUALITY PROTEIN: tRNA pseudouridine(38/39) synthase (The sequence of the model RefSeq protein was modified relative to this genomic sequence to represent the inferred CDS: deleted 1 base in 1 codon) has protein sequence MMWIKAFRNLHLKYWQRETIYFFTSWRYTMEGSIQTNQTETLLKKIEELEREVQRLQQEQANNKKSPNIKGESSTEAEKPKKQQRAFNFSAYSQRHVALRIAYLGWGYQGFASQENTNNTIEEKLFEALTKTRLVESRQTSNYHRCGRTDKGVSAFGQVISLNLRSQLPGSKTPEDESLKDSINDSVEEIRYTHILNRVLPPDIRVLAWAPVEPSFSARFSCLERTYRYFFPCADLDIEAMNNAAQKYVGTHDFRNLCKMDVANGVINFQRTILSAKVQLVALQGPGEKLQHQQPFQLCQFEVTGQAFLYHQVRCMMAILLLIGQRMEKPEIIDELLNIEKNPQKPQYSMAVEFPLVLHDCKFENIKWIYDWEVQEFNVTHLQQLWASYAVKTHVLYNMLQGLDSAAISPGSGSKRNEVVQWRDVKPSVQKQTSAFVEGVKARTYKPLLDRPRCKGLESRIQHFVRRGRIKQPQVCQEEERKTKRDHNDTVEESNIEEKLMKKICVNRN, from the exons ATGATGTGGATCAAGGCATTCAGAAATCTT CATCTGAAATATTG GCAGAGagaaactatatatttttttacatcttGGAGATACACAATGGAAGGAAGCATACAGACAAATCAGACTGAGACACTCCTGAAGAAAATAGAGGAACTGGAGAGAGAGGTACAAAGACTGCAACAGGAACAGGCTAACAACAAGAAGAGCCCAAACATCAAAGGAGAAAGTTCTACTGAAGCTGAGAAACCAAAGAAACAGCAGCGTGCTTTTAATTTCAGTGCATATAGCCAAAGACATGTAGCTCTAAGGATAGCTTATTTGGGCTGGGGATACCAGGGTTTTGCCAgtcaagaaaacacaaacaacacCATTGAAGAGAAACTGTTTGAGGCACTAACCAAGACTCGGCTAGTAGAAAGCAGACAGACATCTAACTACCATCGATGTGGGCGAACAGACAAAGGAGTGAGTGCCTTTGGACAG GTGATTTCCCTTAATCTTCGTTCCCAACTTCCAGGGAGCAAGACGCCAGAAGATGAAAGTTTGAAAGACAGTATCAATGACTCTGTTGAAGAGATTCGTTATACCCATATTCTCAATCGGGTGCTCCCTCCAGACATCCGGGTGCTGGCTTGGGCCCCTGTAGAACCCAGTTTTAGTGCCCGGTTCAGTTGCCTTGAACGGACTTATCGCTACTTTTTCCCCTGTGCTGATCTAGATATTGAAGCCATGAATAATGCAGCCCAAAAATATGTTGGTACTCATGATTTCCGGAACTTATGTAAAATGGATGTGGCCAATGGTGTGATAAATTTCCAGAGGACTATCCTGTCTGCTAAAGTACAGCTAGTTGCCTTGCAGGGTCCAGGGGAAAAACTTCAACACCAGCAACCATTCCAGTTGTGTCAGTTTGAAGTTACTGGGCAGGCTTTTCTTTACCATCAAGTACGTTGTATGATGGCCATTCTCCTCCTGATTGGCCAGAGAATGGAGAAACCAGAGATTATTGATGAATTGCTGAACATAGAGAAAAATCCCCAAAAACCACAGTACAG CATGGCAGTGGAATTTCCTCTAGTTCTGCATGACTGTAAATTTGAGAACATCAAATGGATCTATGACTGGGAGGTTCAGGAGTTCAATGTTACACACTTGCAACAACTGTGGGCTAGTTATGCAGTTAAAACTCACGTGTTATACAACATGCTGCAGGGACTGGACTCTGCTGCCATATCCCCTGGGTCAG GATCAAAGAGAAATGAAGTGGTCCAGTGGAGAGATGTCAAACCTTCTGTCCAGAAGCAGACTAGTGCCTTTGTAGAGGGAGTGAAAGCACGAACCTATAAGCCATTATTGGATCGTCCTAGATGTAAAGGCTTAGAGTCCCGGATCCAGCATTTTGTTAGAAGGGGACGAATTAAGCAACCACAAGTATgccaggaagaggaaagaaaaaccaaaagggaCCACAATGATACTGTAGAAGAAAGCAACATCGAAGAAAAATTAATGAAGAAGATCTGTGTTAATAGGAATTAA
- the HYLS1 gene encoding hydrolethalus syndrome protein 1 isoform X1, with product MAEKRNVCRIEEAMERLMGPDKQKWAIMNPEERMAAAAIAFTQICAEQGEGDTKREARSNQYDPYSKASVTLGKAPSLPMYLRCAQEDLTVSETGSDTSQRTRKPVMKRKVLRRKPDGKVLVTDESVISDSGSSTENDMELWELRQRLMNLQACGEDAEAEAEAEAEAEGMDSSEKLYPQHSYHDISQEEEIICYLQREAMEPPTYEQDLIVSSRPKSFILPKVDQLGRNRGKIDRVARYFEYKRDWDSMRFPGEDQRKDLRWGVREQMICRSEPQPKPQHIYVPNNYLVPTMKKRSALRWGVRCDLANGIMPRKLPSPVSPS from the exons ATGGCAGAAAAAag aaaTGTCTGCAGAATAGAAGAAGCAATGGAGAGACTCATGGGGCCTGATAAGCAAAAATGGGCCATTATGAATCCAGAAGAACGTATGGCAGCAGCTGCTATAGCCTTTACCCAGATCTGTGCAGAACAGGGTGAGGGGGATACCAAAAGGGAAGCCAGGTCAAACCAGTATGATccttatagtaaagcttcagtgaccctgggcaaggcacccTCTCTACCTATGTATCTGCGGTGTGCACAAGAAGATCTTACGGTTTCAGAGACTGGCTCAGACACCTCCCAAAGAACCCGGAAGCCAGTAATGAAGAGGAAAGTGCTTCGTAGGAAGCCAGATGGTAAAGTACTAGTTACAGATGAGTCTGTTATAAGTGATTCAGGGTCTAGTACAGAAAATGACATGGAACTCTGGGAATTAAGACAAAGACTAATGAATTTACAAGCCTGCGGGGAAGatgctgaggctgaggctgaggctgaggctgaggctgaagGTATGGATAGCTCAGAGAAGTTGTACCCACAACATTCATACCATGACAtttctcaggaagaagaaatcatttgttacctacaaagagaagcaatggaaCCTCCAACTTATGAACAAGATCTGATTGTTTCTAGCCGACCTAAGTCATTCATCCTCCCAAAGGTGGATCAGCTAGGCCGAAATCGGGGGAAAATTGACCGAGTAGCTCGGTATTTTGAATACAAAAGAGATTGGGATTCAATGAGGTTTCCTGGAGAGGATCAAAGAAAAGACCTTCGTTGGGGTGTTCGAGAACAGATGATCTGTCGTTCAGAGCCCCAACCCAAACCTCAACATATATATGTCCCCAACAACTACTTGGTACCAACCATGAAGAAAAGATCTGCCTTACGTTGGGGTGTGCGCTGTGACCTAGCAAATGGTATCATGCCCAGGAAGCTCCCTTCCCCTGTTTCTCCTTCTTAG
- the HYLS1 gene encoding hydrolethalus syndrome protein 1 isoform X2 codes for MERLMGPDKQKWAIMNPEERMAAAAIAFTQICAEQGEGDTKREARSNQYDPYSKASVTLGKAPSLPMYLRCAQEDLTVSETGSDTSQRTRKPVMKRKVLRRKPDGKVLVTDESVISDSGSSTENDMELWELRQRLMNLQACGEDAEAEAEAEAEAEGMDSSEKLYPQHSYHDISQEEEIICYLQREAMEPPTYEQDLIVSSRPKSFILPKVDQLGRNRGKIDRVARYFEYKRDWDSMRFPGEDQRKDLRWGVREQMICRSEPQPKPQHIYVPNNYLVPTMKKRSALRWGVRCDLANGIMPRKLPSPVSPS; via the coding sequence ATGGAGAGACTCATGGGGCCTGATAAGCAAAAATGGGCCATTATGAATCCAGAAGAACGTATGGCAGCAGCTGCTATAGCCTTTACCCAGATCTGTGCAGAACAGGGTGAGGGGGATACCAAAAGGGAAGCCAGGTCAAACCAGTATGATccttatagtaaagcttcagtgaccctgggcaaggcacccTCTCTACCTATGTATCTGCGGTGTGCACAAGAAGATCTTACGGTTTCAGAGACTGGCTCAGACACCTCCCAAAGAACCCGGAAGCCAGTAATGAAGAGGAAAGTGCTTCGTAGGAAGCCAGATGGTAAAGTACTAGTTACAGATGAGTCTGTTATAAGTGATTCAGGGTCTAGTACAGAAAATGACATGGAACTCTGGGAATTAAGACAAAGACTAATGAATTTACAAGCCTGCGGGGAAGatgctgaggctgaggctgaggctgaggctgaggctgaagGTATGGATAGCTCAGAGAAGTTGTACCCACAACATTCATACCATGACAtttctcaggaagaagaaatcatttgttacctacaaagagaagcaatggaaCCTCCAACTTATGAACAAGATCTGATTGTTTCTAGCCGACCTAAGTCATTCATCCTCCCAAAGGTGGATCAGCTAGGCCGAAATCGGGGGAAAATTGACCGAGTAGCTCGGTATTTTGAATACAAAAGAGATTGGGATTCAATGAGGTTTCCTGGAGAGGATCAAAGAAAAGACCTTCGTTGGGGTGTTCGAGAACAGATGATCTGTCGTTCAGAGCCCCAACCCAAACCTCAACATATATATGTCCCCAACAACTACTTGGTACCAACCATGAAGAAAAGATCTGCCTTACGTTGGGGTGTGCGCTGTGACCTAGCAAATGGTATCATGCCCAGGAAGCTCCCTTCCCCTGTTTCTCCTTCTTAG